One part of the Thermoanaerobacterium sp. CMT5567-10 genome encodes these proteins:
- a CDS encoding glycoside hydrolase family 11 protein, translated as MLNFKKIFMLICTFLISFSLLTVTAFADTTNYWQNWSDGVGTVNASNLAGGQYSVSWSNCGNFVVGKGWSTGSPSRVVNYNAGAFSPNGNGYLSFYGWTRGPLIEYYVVDDWGSYRPTGTYMGTVTSDGGTYDIYTATRVNAPSIDGTQTFTQFWSVRQSKRSIGTNNTITFSNHVNAWKSHGMNLGSSWAYQIIAVEGYQSSGYANVTVW; from the coding sequence ATGTTAAACTTTAAGAAAATTTTCATGTTAATTTGCACTTTTTTGATTAGTTTTAGTTTGCTTACGGTGACTGCATTTGCAGATACAACAAACTACTGGCAAAATTGGAGTGATGGTGTAGGAACAGTAAATGCTTCTAATTTAGCTGGTGGTCAATACAGCGTTTCATGGTCAAATTGTGGAAATTTTGTTGTTGGTAAAGGTTGGAGTACTGGATCGCCTTCTAGAGTAGTAAACTATAATGCTGGAGCTTTTTCACCGAACGGTAATGGATATTTGTCTTTTTATGGGTGGACAAGAGGTCCATTAATAGAATACTACGTTGTTGACGATTGGGGTAGCTATAGACCTACTGGAACGTATATGGGTACTGTGACTAGTGACGGAGGAACATATGATATATATACGGCTACAAGAGTCAATGCACCCTCCATTGATGGAACTCAAACATTTACTCAATTTTGGAGTGTCAGACAGTCTAAGAGATCGATCGGAACCAACAACACTATCACTTTTTCCAATCACGTTAATGCCTGGAAAAGTCATGGAATGAATTTGGGTAGCAGTTGGGCTTACCAGATAATAGCAGTAGAGGGATATCAAAGCAGTGGTTATGCTAATGTAACAGTGTGGTGA
- a CDS encoding SUMF1/EgtB/PvdO family nonheme iron enzyme has product MRKLLMLILMMIMVVSNGCSTKKTNNYVERPQEKYDNLIFVKGGTFKNVKSNFYGKDITVSSFYIGKYEVTQKEWIEIMGNNPSQFKGDNLPVEMVSWYDCIEYCNKRSIKEGLKPYYNIDKNKKEPNNKNAYDNIKWTVTINAEANGYRLPTEEEWEYAASGGQISKNYTYSGSNNADEVAWYWKNSGDKYLPGAWNWPMIKNNNDKTKSVGLKKTNELGIYDMSGNVREWCWNWYGNFGANSGTQRVWKGGGWLGDVSCCEVSFRGGYEPYCKGPDQGFRVCRNK; this is encoded by the coding sequence GTGAGAAAATTATTAATGCTTATTTTAATGATGATAATGGTTGTTAGCAATGGCTGTTCGACAAAAAAAACTAATAATTATGTGGAACGTCCACAAGAAAAATATGATAACTTAATATTTGTCAAAGGAGGAACTTTTAAAAATGTAAAGTCTAACTTTTATGGGAAAGACATAACAGTATCAAGCTTTTATATTGGTAAATATGAAGTAACTCAGAAAGAGTGGATTGAGATAATGGGAAATAATCCTTCACAATTCAAAGGTGATAATTTGCCTGTAGAAATGGTAAGTTGGTATGATTGTATTGAGTACTGTAATAAAAGGAGCATAAAGGAGGGATTAAAGCCGTATTATAATATCGACAAGAATAAAAAGGAGCCGAATAATAAGAATGCTTATGATAATATAAAATGGACAGTGACAATTAATGCTGAAGCTAATGGTTATCGATTACCGACAGAAGAAGAATGGGAATACGCCGCAAGTGGAGGGCAAATAAGTAAAAATTACACATATAGTGGAAGCAATAATGCGGATGAAGTAGCATGGTATTGGAAAAATTCTGGCGATAAATACTTACCAGGAGCATGGAATTGGCCCATGATAAAAAATAACAATGATAAAACAAAATCTGTTGGTCTTAAAAAAACGAACGAGTTAGGAATTTATGATATGTCGGGTAATGTAAGAGAATGGTGCTGGAATTGGTATGGCAATTTTGGTGCAAATAGTGGAACTCAACGGGTCTGGAAAGGTGGAGGTTGGCTTGGCGATGTAAGTTGCTGTGAAGTATCTTTCCGGGGTGGATACGAACCATATTGTAAAGGGCCTGATCAAGGTTTTCGTGTGTGCCGCAATAAATAA
- a CDS encoding putative holin-like toxin produces the protein MMNMYETLSLMIMFEMFVIAIISFNRKNNRPAPNSAVINL, from the coding sequence ATGATGAATATGTATGAAACATTATCTTTAATGATAATGTTTGAAATGTTCGTCATAGCAATTATTAGTTTTAACAGAAAAAATAACCGCCCTGCTCCCAACAGCGCGGTTATAAATTTATAA
- a CDS encoding DUF5348 domain-containing protein, with protein MEVINGFVKWNYETDRYNIGGYDLHSGDFVDLWDIWSLRWICGRVEFKDGRYVLLTIDKEIKEISLNQKARFYNI; from the coding sequence ATGGAAGTGATTAACGGTTTTGTTAAATGGAATTATGAGACGGACAGGTATAACATAGGAGGGTATGATCTACATTCTGGTGATTTCGTGGATTTATGGGACATTTGGAGTCTTAGATGGATATGTGGCAGAGTTGAGTTTAAAGACGGTAGGTATGTATTATTGACAATAGATAAGGAAATTAAAGAGATTTCTTTAAACCAAAAAGCAAGATTTTATAATATTTAG
- a CDS encoding DUF4160 domain-containing protein produces MPEITRFYGIVIKMYFGDHLPPHFHAIYGEYVGMFNINTLEMIEGDLPKRAREMIIEWASKYQNELLDIWESQKFIRLPGLE; encoded by the coding sequence ATGCCAGAAATAACGAGGTTCTATGGGATAGTGATAAAAATGTATTTTGGAGATCATTTACCACCACATTTTCATGCTATATATGGTGAATATGTAGGTATGTTTAACATAAATACTTTAGAAATGATTGAGGGAGATCTTCCTAAAAGGGCAAGAGAAATGATTATTGAGTGGGCAAGTAAATATCAAAACGAGTTATTAGATATTTGGGAAAGTCAAAAATTTATAAGGTTACCAGGATTGGAGTGA
- a CDS encoding DUF2442 domain-containing protein, producing the protein MYKIIDVKAADDYKLIITFENGVIKEYDMKQKLDEWPFEMLKNKAYFKTVKVDVGGYGISWNSDIDLSEYELWVNGKSISLA; encoded by the coding sequence ATGTATAAAATTATTGATGTAAAGGCTGCAGATGATTACAAATTGATTATTACTTTTGAAAATGGAGTAATAAAAGAATATGATATGAAACAAAAACTTGATGAATGGCCATTTGAAATGTTGAAAAATAAAGCGTATTTTAAAACAGTAAAAGTTGACGTTGGAGGGTATGGTATAAGTTGGAACAGTGATATAGATTTAAGTGAATACGAACTTTGGGTTAATGGAAAGAGCATAAGTTTGGCTTGA
- a CDS encoding helix-turn-helix domain-containing protein: MSVYKAIGEKLKEVREKNGYTQTEVEKAIGIKRELLSYYENGRREIDIATLEKLASFYGYSIEYFIKNIEEHDIVLAFRTDGLTEEDIEVVGWAKNFVNNLYQMEKLLEKRYGRVNA, from the coding sequence ATGTCAGTATATAAGGCAATTGGAGAAAAATTAAAAGAAGTTCGGGAAAAGAATGGTTATACTCAAACTGAAGTGGAAAAGGCTATAGGGATTAAAAGAGAACTGCTCTCATATTATGAGAACGGTAGGAGAGAAATAGATATTGCTACACTTGAGAAGCTTGCATCCTTTTATGGGTATTCCATAGAGTATTTTATAAAAAACATTGAAGAACATGATATTGTTTTAGCTTTCAGAACTGATGGATTGACGGAGGAGGATATAGAAGTTGTAGGGTGGGCTAAAAATTTTGTAAATAATCTGTATCAGATGGAAAAGCTGTTGGAAAAGAGGTATGGTCGTGTTAATGCTTGA
- a CDS encoding ImmA/IrrE family metallo-endopeptidase — MLEIEGKRDARKIRGEMGLGDGPIDVFMIFKEKNIFYAKKTLKSNISGMFLRKGNVNFVLINSSKTKGHQNFTAAHELYHILFEEGQTGSVCVAGIFEQKSLSEKKADYFAANFLVPAETLELELFKRMGSSKKKLDFPDLLYLEALFGVSHSVMLIRLQQIGVLDEEDILRFKKGIINEAVKYGYDTSLYLPTKEDLIVSDYVEKARILLDDGIISEGKYEELLIEAGFEDVLFGEEVQEYEDC, encoded by the coding sequence ATGCTTGAGATTGAAGGGAAAAGGGATGCTCGCAAAATCAGAGGAGAAATGGGACTTGGAGATGGACCTATTGATGTGTTTATGATTTTTAAAGAAAAAAATATTTTTTATGCTAAAAAAACTTTAAAAAGCAATATTTCAGGGATGTTTTTAAGGAAGGGAAATGTTAATTTTGTGTTGATAAATTCATCAAAAACAAAAGGGCATCAAAATTTTACTGCTGCTCATGAGTTATACCACATTTTATTTGAAGAAGGTCAAACAGGAAGTGTGTGTGTAGCCGGCATTTTTGAGCAGAAGTCGTTAAGTGAAAAGAAAGCAGATTATTTTGCTGCAAATTTTTTGGTGCCTGCTGAAACACTGGAGCTGGAGTTGTTTAAAAGAATGGGTTCATCCAAGAAAAAACTGGATTTTCCTGACCTGCTCTATTTGGAGGCTTTGTTTGGAGTCAGCCACTCTGTAATGCTTATTAGGCTGCAGCAAATTGGGGTTTTAGATGAGGAGGATATATTGCGTTTTAAAAAGGGAATTATTAACGAGGCAGTAAAGTATGGTTATGATACTTCTCTTTATTTACCCACTAAAGAAGATTTAATTGTTTCAGATTACGTAGAAAAAGCAAGAATACTTTTAGATGATGGCATTATTTCTGAAGGGAAATATGAGGAACTTTTAATTGAAGCAGGGTTTGAAGATGTGTTATTTGGGGAAGAGGTGCAGGAGTATGAAGACTGTTAA
- a CDS encoding stalk domain-containing protein, protein MRKTISMVIAFLLIFLSIPAFALALSQSDELPYQDWIDKGWIKAVSPDENGHDKLGWYYIMPGKEHEIAYSDKLKNTDRLILVDGSFYKNDLDYYYKEGRSAAALRDITTLRENYKELYGEIQYNNPDTLKYDFWKGLVTINLVSINGTPWQETKYKDVLLQNFYDRWEGLKDPAYTKYLVDPKWNGYTDECIYNWDGVDVWIGKNDITVRYELKENKGKLPTEVISDNGVSMIPLRGVMEELGATVDYDSKEQEITIKDKGKTVVLKVGSDSAVVDGSTVKMPRKVYIKNGYTMLPLRFVAENLDHAVQYLNDGTIMIWRAKYTTPPSI, encoded by the coding sequence ATGAGAAAAACTATTTCTATGGTTATTGCATTTTTATTAATCTTTTTATCCATTCCTGCTTTTGCTTTAGCTTTAAGTCAGAGTGATGAACTTCCTTATCAGGACTGGATAGACAAAGGCTGGATAAAAGCAGTTTCTCCTGATGAAAATGGTCATGACAAATTGGGATGGTATTATATAATGCCGGGTAAAGAACATGAAATAGCATATAGCGATAAGCTTAAAAATACGGACAGACTGATTCTTGTAGATGGCTCATTTTATAAAAATGATTTAGATTATTACTATAAAGAAGGTCGAAGTGCTGCTGCTTTAAGAGATATTACTACATTAAGGGAAAACTACAAAGAATTATATGGAGAAATCCAGTATAATAATCCTGATACGTTAAAATACGATTTTTGGAAAGGACTTGTTACAATAAATCTTGTTAGCATTAACGGCACTCCATGGCAGGAGACAAAATACAAAGATGTATTGCTTCAAAATTTTTATGATAGATGGGAAGGATTAAAAGATCCTGCATATACCAAGTATTTGGTTGACCCAAAATGGAATGGATATACTGATGAATGTATATACAATTGGGATGGAGTAGATGTTTGGATTGGAAAGAATGACATTACTGTAAGATATGAGCTTAAAGAAAATAAAGGGAAACTGCCAACGGAGGTCATATCTGATAATGGCGTATCAATGATACCGCTTAGAGGTGTAATGGAAGAATTAGGCGCAACAGTTGATTACGACTCTAAGGAACAAGAAATAACCATAAAAGATAAAGGAAAAACAGTGGTATTAAAAGTTGGTTCTGATAGTGCAGTAGTAGATGGAAGCACTGTTAAAATGCCAAGAAAAGTGTATATTAAAAATGGTTATACAATGCTTCCTTTAAGGTTTGTGGCGGAAAATTTAGACCATGCAGTACAGTATTTAAACGATGGTACAATAATGATATGGAGGGCTAAATATACTACACCTCCAAGTATATAA
- a CDS encoding PKD domain-containing protein, translating into MSKRFKRILSIITLITFLVGLIYIPKPQNAYAAVIDDSGDLNLSVDSQVTINDRSPVPNPIKPMPNEKKLYSGKWNVMVDGTLSGYDKVVRHIYAGGSAEQYNFIKYSTIPQWITAFGGNPSFVNTYLSQIKLNISGSDRVYIRYITELCGAHVTGYKVLDEKGGKGEVYVATTRPPSANISISPTNPKENDNVKIMVSGISFFNFWNSDLKSTLGLQDKVVYTVDIDGQRVISAKTLLNQQNFTDTITKTFSAGQHTVTLYTQDAVGRITRKDYTFSVTAATKPPLPPGNIQAGINLTLDPSSLKAGTSGNVNATIDASSSVSSGTGPFGVRFWLQVNGVDLLGSDGTVLQDLTSLSKAKYTKLIVNAKPGDKVWAKVRVYDQSINKSSEAETTKIIGQYEDVPTPEPTPPPAPTPVPPVAGINAPSEVIQGDDVRISSSSYDTDGVITNYNWTFNPSIGIEGSISGDSGTLSFSNVGTYTIKLTVTDNDGLKDTAEKTIEVKPAVPEAFFDYAGALKENRKVVLDASGSYTSPKYPMVWDATEWDITSVSSGLTQDDIKIVSSTDMKTRTVLFKKAGDYKVRVKVKNSAGNYSDWYEKILSIGSDLPPVADFFVMTTVLRDPQNGNKAKIELIDSSYSSDGDYISQRIWRYKYDSNNNGSFDDESWATLDSGNNINPVLYTTHVGKYLFELSIKESFGEDTIGEFISPSDYRTDDTSDKSINDKICEVINLQPVVDFEVLKKPKIDVVFTVGKTNSSKTQNLNSKINSIIQTKLAAKNIDARIEAIETATTSTQTQDPSAIFSNWVSFYVGNSGTPPSNAWSYDSSLNAVVCNVGSRPAVGWYKPNAFSTKDLTVNYKLGIRNDATEFEHGEMGFMFRMKDVNNYYVYIIDNHSACGNVRYDQRSVLAKVVNGGFQVVKTGGSFPYFYRGQTWNVRIEVKGNNIKIYRDGSLDIEWTDTDSNYYSQGSYGFYVWDQPSAYYKDIQITTESIKTLDEALKTTTWRDNSVRFLVNISDVELPELNDPLKLGDILSRILSANAYFIGLGMDTNKSQYQTFISKNDGKGTFFYNTNMDTALNQAVDYIISIVESMPKLLEQYVLLGEEVSYNTYYNDPENDTKYQERWMYLHDPNYFENSLGLATFSGQYLSSPVTVFDKVGKYEVQYQARDNPKDDNRFDNYRLWSYKPLSSMYIYVHRRPIAQFAVSMTPSGSNYVVSIADQSYDLDHMSLSNKGIHAWEWKWKEVNEASWHDGKMSGIFPVGYTYLVYLRVQDLEGAWSEPKVQTITTQNINLPPVAQFTVNPITQVINKTINITDQSYDPNGDPIAEWQWRVQKTDGTWINYGGTMPNNISSLGIGTYTIELKVRDNPRIGTPLWSEPYTQTVTIIPENNKPVARFTINPNPVVADELYSIDDTSYDPDGDPIVAREWKVQKPDGTWVTISEWKPTFEEMGFGDDGTYKIQLRVLDDSTSRNPNLTPMWSDPYTVTVQVQGKLIVIGSSNKTTYKAGEAMILYAHTEGKAYRVEAKMWYSKNEFTTSNVTTLTSDITLTNPPQDVMTWHTKHTKAEGRDIVVIIPKDMADGTYQIVFTAYKQVLSGGIKTVTDTITVRVKGSIYDHSKSEIIGPKI; encoded by the coding sequence TTGTCAAAGCGATTTAAAAGAATTCTATCTATTATTACTTTAATTACATTTCTGGTAGGTTTAATTTACATACCAAAGCCTCAAAATGCTTATGCCGCAGTAATCGATGATTCAGGGGATTTGAATTTAAGTGTTGATAGCCAAGTGACAATCAACGATCGTTCACCAGTTCCTAATCCTATAAAGCCCATGCCTAACGAGAAAAAACTTTACTCAGGTAAGTGGAATGTGATGGTAGATGGCACACTTTCAGGATATGACAAGGTGGTAAGACACATCTATGCAGGTGGTAGTGCAGAACAGTACAATTTTATAAAATACAGCACTATACCGCAGTGGATAACAGCATTTGGTGGAAATCCATCTTTCGTCAATACATATTTAAGTCAAATCAAGCTTAATATATCAGGTTCTGATCGTGTATATATTAGATACATTACTGAGCTATGTGGTGCTCATGTAACAGGATATAAGGTATTAGATGAGAAGGGAGGCAAAGGAGAAGTATATGTTGCTACAACGAGGCCTCCTTCTGCAAACATATCTATTTCACCAACAAATCCTAAGGAAAATGATAATGTAAAGATTATGGTTTCTGGAATATCGTTTTTTAACTTTTGGAATAGTGATTTGAAAAGCACGTTAGGACTTCAAGATAAAGTCGTATATACAGTTGACATAGATGGACAAAGAGTTATTAGTGCTAAAACGTTGTTAAATCAACAAAATTTTACTGATACAATTACAAAGACTTTTTCTGCAGGTCAACATACCGTAACTTTATATACACAAGATGCGGTAGGCAGGATTACGAGAAAGGATTACACCTTCTCTGTAACTGCTGCTACAAAACCTCCTCTTCCTCCAGGAAATATACAGGCGGGAATAAACCTTACATTAGATCCATCATCTCTTAAAGCAGGAACGTCAGGAAATGTAAATGCAACCATTGATGCCAGTTCTTCAGTGTCAAGTGGTACAGGACCTTTTGGTGTAAGATTTTGGCTTCAAGTGAATGGAGTTGATTTGCTTGGTTCAGATGGTACTGTGCTGCAGGATTTAACATCTCTTTCAAAGGCAAAATATACAAAATTAATAGTTAATGCAAAACCGGGAGATAAAGTTTGGGCAAAAGTACGCGTTTATGACCAAAGTATAAATAAATCTTCGGAAGCAGAAACGACAAAAATAATTGGTCAATATGAAGATGTGCCAACACCGGAACCTACACCTCCACCAGCTCCGACACCTGTACCGCCAGTTGCTGGGATAAATGCGCCATCAGAAGTTATACAGGGTGATGATGTTAGAATAAGTTCTTCAAGTTATGATACTGATGGGGTTATAACAAATTATAACTGGACATTTAATCCTTCAATCGGTATTGAAGGCTCTATTTCGGGTGACAGCGGTACACTATCATTTAGTAATGTTGGAACATATACTATTAAGCTTACTGTAACAGACAATGATGGATTAAAAGACACTGCAGAGAAGACGATAGAAGTGAAACCTGCTGTTCCTGAAGCGTTTTTTGATTATGCAGGTGCTTTGAAAGAAAACAGGAAGGTAGTGTTAGATGCGTCAGGCAGCTATACATCACCCAAATATCCAATGGTATGGGATGCGACAGAATGGGATATAACATCTGTAAGCAGTGGATTAACGCAGGATGATATAAAGATAGTGTCATCAACGGATATGAAGACAAGAACGGTTCTTTTTAAGAAAGCGGGAGACTACAAAGTAAGAGTAAAGGTAAAGAATAGTGCAGGAAATTACTCTGACTGGTATGAAAAAATTTTATCGATTGGCTCGGATTTGCCGCCGGTTGCGGATTTTTTTGTGATGACGACGGTACTGAGAGACCCCCAAAATGGGAATAAGGCGAAAATAGAGCTTATAGATTCATCCTATTCTTCCGACGGTGACTATATATCGCAGAGGATATGGAGGTATAAATACGATTCTAACAATAACGGCAGCTTCGACGATGAAAGTTGGGCCACCTTGGACAGCGGCAATAATATAAACCCTGTCCTTTATACGACGCATGTGGGAAAATATTTATTTGAGCTTTCCATAAAAGAGAGCTTTGGAGAAGACACAATAGGTGAATTTATTTCCCCTTCGGACTACAGGACGGACGATACTTCGGATAAGTCAATAAACGACAAAATATGCGAGGTTATAAACTTACAGCCTGTTGTAGATTTTGAAGTGCTGAAAAAGCCTAAGATAGATGTAGTATTTACAGTAGGGAAAACAAATTCGAGTAAGACTCAAAACTTAAACAGTAAGATAAACAGCATCATTCAGACTAAACTTGCCGCAAAAAATATAGATGCGCGCATAGAGGCGATAGAAACGGCAACGACTTCTACCCAGACTCAAGACCCTTCCGCTATTTTTTCAAATTGGGTAAGTTTCTACGTCGGCAATTCTGGGACGCCGCCTTCAAACGCATGGAGTTACGACAGCAGCTTAAATGCCGTTGTCTGCAATGTCGGCAGCAGGCCCGCGGTCGGCTGGTATAAACCAAACGCGTTTTCTACGAAAGACTTAACGGTGAACTATAAGCTTGGGATACGCAATGATGCTACAGAATTTGAACACGGCGAAATGGGATTCATGTTTCGGATGAAAGACGTGAATAATTACTATGTATACATTATAGATAACCATTCCGCCTGCGGAAATGTGCGTTATGATCAGAGAAGCGTGCTTGCAAAAGTGGTAAATGGCGGTTTCCAGGTGGTAAAAACCGGCGGGTCTTTTCCATACTTCTATCGTGGGCAGACTTGGAATGTGAGGATAGAGGTTAAGGGCAACAATATCAAGATATACAGGGATGGTAGCCTCGATATTGAATGGACTGACACGGACTCAAATTACTACAGTCAAGGAAGCTATGGATTTTACGTCTGGGACCAGCCCAGTGCGTATTATAAGGACATACAGATTACTACCGAAAGTATAAAAACATTAGACGAAGCCTTAAAGACCACCACATGGCGGGACAACTCAGTTCGTTTTCTGGTAAATATAAGCGACGTAGAGCTTCCTGAATTAAATGATCCGCTCAAATTGGGTGACATCCTATCGAGAATACTTTCGGCCAATGCTTATTTCATAGGCCTCGGCATGGATACCAATAAAAGCCAATATCAGACCTTTATATCAAAGAATGACGGTAAAGGCACATTTTTCTACAATACAAATATGGACACGGCGCTCAACCAGGCTGTTGACTACATTATAAGCATTGTTGAGTCCATGCCGAAGCTTCTTGAGCAGTATGTACTGCTTGGCGAGGAAGTTAGCTACAACACTTACTACAATGACCCGGAAAATGATACAAAATATCAGGAGCGATGGATGTACCTGCATGACCCAAATTACTTTGAAAATAGCCTCGGCCTTGCGACATTCAGTGGACAGTATCTTTCCAGTCCTGTAACTGTATTTGATAAAGTTGGTAAATATGAGGTTCAGTATCAGGCGAGAGATAATCCTAAAGATGACAATAGATTTGATAACTACAGATTGTGGAGCTATAAGCCTCTAAGCAGCATGTATATATATGTTCATAGAAGACCCATTGCACAGTTTGCTGTATCTATGACGCCCAGCGGTTCTAATTATGTTGTTTCAATTGCTGATCAAAGCTATGATCTTGATCATATGTCACTGTCAAACAAAGGTATTCACGCATGGGAATGGAAATGGAAAGAAGTAAATGAAGCATCGTGGCACGATGGTAAAATGTCAGGCATTTTTCCTGTAGGATATACTTATTTGGTATACCTTAGAGTACAAGATTTAGAAGGAGCATGGAGTGAACCTAAAGTGCAGACAATAACGACGCAGAATATAAATTTACCGCCTGTTGCACAGTTTACTGTTAATCCTATTACACAGGTTATTAATAAGACAATTAACATAACTGATCAAAGCTATGATCCAAATGGCGATCCTATTGCAGAGTGGCAATGGAGAGTACAAAAGACTGACGGGACATGGATAAATTATGGCGGTACGATGCCAAATAATATCTCTTCACTGGGTATTGGGACATATACGATAGAGCTTAAAGTCAGAGATAATCCTCGCATTGGTACACCATTATGGTCAGAGCCATACACACAGACTGTAACTATTATACCGGAGAACAATAAGCCTGTGGCCAGATTTACAATAAATCCAAATCCAGTAGTAGCTGATGAATTATATTCAATAGACGACACAAGCTATGATCCAGACGGAGATCCAATTGTGGCTAGAGAGTGGAAGGTTCAAAAGCCTGACGGGACATGGGTAACAATAAGCGAGTGGAAGCCCACTTTTGAGGAAATGGGATTTGGAGATGACGGGACGTATAAGATACAACTAAGAGTATTAGATGACTCAACAAGTAGAAATCCAAATCTTACACCGATGTGGTCGGATCCATATACAGTTACAGTACAAGTTCAAGGAAAGCTTATTGTTATCGGAAGTTCGAACAAGACCACATACAAAGCTGGCGAAGCAATGATTTTATATGCACATACAGAAGGGAAAGCTTACCGGGTAGAAGCAAAGATGTGGTATTCTAAAAATGAGTTTACTACTTCTAATGTTACGACTTTGACATCAGATATTACTTTAACTAATCCACCACAAGATGTGATGACATGGCATACAAAACATACAAAGGCAGAAGGAAGGGATATTGTAGTAATAATTCCTAAAGATATGGCTGATGGAACTTACCAGATAGTATTTACTGCGTATAAACAAGTTCTAAGTGGTGGAATAAAGACTGTGACGGATACCATTACTGTAAGAGTTAAAGGTTCAATATATGACCATTCAAAATCAGAAATAATTGGACCAAAGATTTAA
- a CDS encoding ImmA/IrrE family metallo-endopeptidase, with product MYYTMAQKANKLLLKYNIINFPINTEIIEYIIENEGLEIEFTDSIKNAVIIDNAIYMNKPDNMRDYRSFIVHEYGHFTYQCGNIEYLPNKNKYEMEAQAFAAYFLMPIGIFEKHLELEENDYELSQDFGVTLELVKFRKNLTKALIDSGEYNLLVYSLYFRKDDLKNIIINNNTDEEIYKRII from the coding sequence ATGTACTACACTATGGCACAAAAAGCTAACAAATTGCTATTAAAATATAATATTATCAACTTCCCTATTAATACTGAAATAATTGAATACATAATTGAAAATGAAGGCCTTGAAATTGAATTTACAGATTCTATTAAAAATGCAGTAATAATAGATAATGCAATTTATATGAATAAACCTGATAACATGCGCGATTATCGTTCTTTTATTGTGCACGAATATGGACATTTTACTTATCAATGTGGAAATATTGAATATCTGCCAAATAAAAATAAATATGAAATGGAGGCTCAAGCCTTTGCAGCATATTTTTTAATGCCAATCGGCATTTTTGAAAAGCATCTTGAATTAGAAGAAAATGATTATGAACTGTCGCAGGATTTCGGAGTAACATTAGAGCTTGTAAAATTTAGAAAAAATTTAACAAAAGCACTAATTGACAGCGGAGAATATAACTTATTAGTATATAGCTTATATTTCAGAAAAGATGATTTAAAAAATATAATTATAAATAATAATACAGATGAAGAAATATATAAAAGAATAATATGA
- a CDS encoding type II toxin-antitoxin system prevent-host-death family antitoxin, whose protein sequence is MQIKPSASIRQNYNEIAALCKSTGEPVFLTKNGEGDLVVMDIEAFTRREKMLKLREELLAVAEDRLAGRTGVTPDELDSYLDSIIDEVEHGKEGSV, encoded by the coding sequence ATGCAGATTAAACCGTCCGCAAGCATCAGGCAGAATTACAATGAAATTGCGGCTTTATGCAAGTCTACCGGAGAACCTGTTTTTCTTACTAAAAACGGGGAAGGTGATCTTGTTGTCATGGATATAGAGGCATTTACCCGCCGTGAAAAAATGCTGAAGTTGCGCGAAGAATTGCTGGCTGTCGCGGAAGACCGTTTGGCAGGACGTACCGGGGTTACACCGGATGAACTGGACAGCTATCTGGACAGCATTATTGATGAGGTGGAGCATGGAAAAGAAGGTTCAGTATAA
- a CDS encoding type II toxin-antitoxin system RelE/ParE family toxin — translation MEKKVQYNVIVSDRARQMLAGHVRFLAQKSPTAARKVKNGLMNAIRSLHEMPERFPFLEVEFIPSNKYHKMFVEKRYLILYQIKDQTVYVDYIVDCRQDYGWLIR, via the coding sequence ATGGAAAAGAAGGTTCAGTATAATGTGATTGTTTCCGATCGTGCCCGCCAAATGTTGGCGGGCCATGTCCGCTTTCTGGCACAGAAAAGTCCTACTGCCGCCCGTAAGGTAAAAAATGGCTTAATGAATGCTATCCGTTCTCTGCATGAAATGCCGGAGCGTTTTCCATTTCTGGAGGTAGAATTTATCCCTTCGAATAAATATCACAAGATGTTCGTAGAGAAACGGTATTTGATTTTGTATCAGATTAAGGACCAGACAGTGTACGTTGATTATATAGTTGATTGCAGGCAGGATTATGGGTGGCTGATACGGTAA